One region of Niallia sp. Man26 genomic DNA includes:
- the araD gene encoding L-ribulose-5-phosphate 4-epimerase, whose product MLEKLKQEVLEANLALPQHNLVTFTWGNVSGIDRESNLVVIKPSGIPYSQLKAEDLVVTDLDGNIVEGNLNPSSDTPTHLALYRAFPEIGGIVHTHSPWATSWAQAGRRIPALGTTHADYFYGEVPCTRKLTEDEVNRAYELETGNVIIETIRKEGIDPKALPGILVTGHAPFCWGKNADNAVHNAVVLEEVAKMALHTLQLNPDVEWIDQYLLDKHYLRKHGANAYYGQKSEETKQKTSK is encoded by the coding sequence ATGTTAGAGAAGCTTAAGCAGGAAGTATTAGAAGCTAACCTGGCGCTGCCTCAGCATAATTTAGTAACTTTCACTTGGGGGAATGTAAGCGGTATCGACAGAGAAAGCAATCTTGTAGTCATTAAGCCAAGCGGTATCCCTTATTCACAGCTGAAAGCAGAAGACCTCGTTGTCACTGATTTGGATGGAAATATTGTGGAGGGGAATTTAAACCCTTCCTCTGACACACCGACACATCTTGCTTTATACCGTGCATTTCCAGAAATCGGCGGGATTGTACATACACATTCGCCTTGGGCAACAAGCTGGGCTCAGGCAGGCAGAAGAATTCCTGCATTAGGAACAACACATGCGGACTATTTCTATGGTGAGGTGCCTTGTACAAGAAAGCTGACGGAAGACGAGGTCAACCGAGCTTATGAGCTGGAGACAGGCAATGTCATCATTGAAACAATTCGAAAAGAGGGCATTGACCCGAAAGCACTCCCAGGGATATTGGTGACAGGCCATGCCCCGTTCTGTTGGGGAAAGAATGCAGATAATGCGGTCCATAACGCTGTCGTCCTGGAGGAGGTAGCTAAAATGGCCCTTCATACATTGCAGTTAAATCCAGATGTGGAGTGGATTGATCAGTATTTGCTTGATAAGCATTACTTAAGAAAACATGGTGCGAATGCCTATTACGGACAAAAAAGCGAAGAAACAAAACAAAAAACATCCAAATAA
- the araA gene encoding L-arabinose isomerase has product MLNTREYEFWFVTGSQLLYGEDVLKQVEEHTKTMVNGLDSSSSLSYKLRFKAVVKDADSIRRLALEANANESCAGIITWMHTFSPSKMWIAGLSALQKPLLHFATQYNRDIPWESIDMDFMNLNQSAHGDREHGFIGSRLQLNRKVIVGHWENEEIRGRIGSWMRTAVAFSESKALKIARFGDNMRQVAVTEGDKIEAQIKLGWTVNGYGIGDLVAKMNEVTDADLDALMAEYEEKYDIVPAGLEEGSIRDSIREQAKIELGMKAFLEEGNYTAFTTTFEDLHGMKQLPGLAVQRLMEQGYGFAGEGDWKTAALVRLMKIIAGNEGTSFMEDYTYHFDPENEMVLGSHMLEVCPTISATKPKIEVHPLGIGGKEDPARIVFDGRGGLALNASIIDLGHRFRLLVNEVDAIQPEEEMPNLPVARVLWKTQPSLSQAVENWIQAGGAHHTCFSYVVSTEQLRDLAELVGIELVVINNDTNSISFENELRWNDVYYRLKG; this is encoded by the coding sequence GTGTTAAATACAAGAGAGTACGAATTCTGGTTTGTTACGGGAAGTCAGCTGTTATACGGTGAAGATGTATTAAAGCAAGTGGAAGAGCATACGAAGACAATGGTAAACGGTTTAGATTCCTCGTCTTCTTTAAGCTATAAATTAAGATTTAAGGCGGTTGTGAAAGATGCTGATTCAATCAGAAGACTTGCTTTAGAAGCAAATGCTAATGAATCCTGTGCTGGTATCATCACATGGATGCACACTTTCTCTCCATCTAAAATGTGGATTGCCGGTCTTTCGGCCTTGCAAAAACCTTTATTGCATTTTGCTACACAATACAACAGAGATATTCCATGGGAATCCATTGATATGGATTTCATGAACCTTAACCAATCAGCACATGGTGACAGGGAGCATGGTTTTATTGGAAGCAGACTGCAACTGAACAGAAAGGTTATTGTCGGACACTGGGAAAATGAAGAAATCCGCGGACGAATCGGCAGCTGGATGAGAACTGCTGTTGCTTTCTCTGAAAGCAAAGCTTTGAAGATTGCTAGATTCGGAGATAATATGCGTCAGGTTGCCGTGACTGAAGGCGACAAAATTGAAGCGCAGATTAAGCTTGGCTGGACAGTGAACGGCTACGGCATCGGAGATCTTGTAGCGAAGATGAATGAAGTAACGGATGCAGACCTCGACGCTTTGATGGCCGAGTATGAAGAAAAATACGATATCGTACCAGCAGGTTTAGAGGAAGGCTCAATCAGAGACTCCATCCGCGAACAAGCAAAAATTGAATTAGGTATGAAAGCATTCCTGGAAGAAGGAAATTATACGGCTTTTACAACAACATTCGAAGATTTGCATGGTATGAAGCAGCTGCCTGGTCTTGCTGTGCAAAGACTGATGGAACAAGGCTACGGCTTTGCAGGTGAAGGAGACTGGAAAACAGCAGCGCTTGTCCGCTTAATGAAAATAATTGCCGGCAATGAAGGAACATCCTTTATGGAAGATTACACATATCATTTCGATCCAGAAAATGAAATGGTTCTCGGCTCACATATGCTGGAGGTATGTCCGACAATTTCGGCAACAAAACCGAAAATCGAGGTTCACCCGCTAGGTATTGGCGGCAAGGAAGATCCTGCCCGCATCGTGTTTGATGGAAGAGGAGGATTAGCATTAAATGCTTCTATCATTGACCTTGGCCACCGTTTCCGTCTGCTTGTAAACGAAGTGGATGCGATTCAGCCAGAAGAGGAAATGCCGAATTTGCCAGTGGCAAGAGTGTTATGGAAAACGCAGCCATCATTAAGCCAAGCAGTAGAAAACTGGATTCAAGCAGGCGGAGCCCATCATACATGCTTCTCTTATGTTGTATCAACAGAACAGCTTAGAGACTTAGCAGAATTAGTAGGTATTGAACTCGTTGTTATTAACAATGACACAAACTCTATTTCATTTGAAAACGAGCTGCGCTGGAATGATGTGTATTACCGTTTGAAAGGATAA
- a CDS encoding alpha-N-arabinofuranosidase, with protein sequence MGNTVIINADVKKGKINKNIYGHFAEHLGRCIYEGIWVGEESPIPNTKGIRNDVLAALKKINIPVLRWPGGCFADEYHWKDGIGPREDRKRMVNTHWGGVVENNHFGTHEFMLLCELLGTEPYICGNVGSGTVQEMSEWVEYMTFEGESPMANWRRENGRDEPWQLTYFGVGNENWGCGGNMRPEYYADLYRRYQTYVRNYGDNKIYKIAGGANVDDYNWTEVLMKNAGHLMDGLSLHYYTIPGDFWLGKGSALDFPEDEWFITMKKAIHMDELITKHGNIMDKYDPDKRVGMIIDEWGTWFDVEPGTNPGFLYQQNTIRDALVAALHFNIFHQHCDRVQMTNIAQTVNVLQAMILTEGEEMILTPTYHVFDMYKVHQDAELLSVDAQIGSYEHNGESLPQVSVTASKDSAGQVNVSFCNIDHVNGSSFELDLRGLTEAKEVSGTILTADAMNAHNTFDAPETVKPAAFTDVLVNGSKLSVNIPPMSVVTLAITGA encoded by the coding sequence ATGGGGAATACGGTAATCATTAACGCGGACGTAAAAAAAGGAAAAATTAATAAAAATATTTACGGTCATTTTGCAGAGCATTTAGGCAGATGTATATATGAAGGAATATGGGTTGGAGAGGAATCGCCAATACCGAATACAAAAGGAATAAGAAATGATGTATTAGCAGCGCTAAAAAAAATTAATATTCCAGTCTTAAGATGGCCAGGCGGCTGTTTTGCAGATGAGTACCATTGGAAGGATGGAATCGGCCCAAGAGAAGACCGCAAACGAATGGTTAATACACATTGGGGCGGCGTCGTTGAAAACAACCATTTCGGAACACATGAATTTATGCTTCTGTGCGAGCTGTTAGGGACTGAACCGTATATCTGTGGAAATGTTGGCAGCGGCACTGTCCAAGAAATGTCAGAATGGGTAGAATACATGACATTCGAAGGAGAATCTCCAATGGCAAATTGGCGCCGCGAAAACGGCAGAGATGAACCATGGCAGCTGACTTATTTTGGCGTCGGCAATGAAAACTGGGGCTGCGGCGGAAATATGAGACCAGAATATTATGCGGATCTTTATCGCCGTTACCAAACATATGTCAGGAACTACGGAGATAACAAAATTTATAAAATTGCAGGCGGAGCAAATGTCGATGATTATAACTGGACAGAAGTGCTCATGAAAAATGCCGGCCACTTGATGGATGGGCTTAGCCTTCATTATTATACAATTCCGGGAGACTTTTGGCTTGGTAAAGGCTCAGCACTAGACTTCCCTGAGGATGAGTGGTTCATTACGATGAAGAAAGCCATTCATATGGATGAGCTCATTACAAAGCATGGCAATATTATGGATAAATATGATCCTGATAAACGTGTTGGCATGATTATTGATGAGTGGGGCACATGGTTTGATGTAGAGCCGGGAACAAATCCAGGCTTCTTGTATCAGCAAAATACGATTCGTGATGCACTCGTCGCAGCACTGCATTTTAATATTTTCCATCAGCATTGTGACCGTGTCCAAATGACGAATATCGCACAAACAGTGAACGTGCTGCAAGCGATGATTTTGACAGAAGGCGAAGAAATGATTCTTACGCCGACATATCATGTTTTTGATATGTACAAAGTCCATCAAGATGCTGAGCTTTTAAGTGTGGATGCGCAAATTGGCAGTTATGAACATAACGGAGAATCCCTTCCGCAAGTAAGTGTGACTGCATCGAAGGATTCTGCTGGCCAGGTTAATGTGAGCTTCTGCAATATCGATCATGTAAACGGCAGCTCATTCGAATTGGATTTACGCGGACTGACCGAGGCGAAAGAGGTGTCTGGTACAATCCTGACAGCAGATGCAATGAATGCTCATAATACATTTGATGCGCCAGAAACAGTTAAGCCAGCTGCATTTACAGATGTGTTAGTAAACGGAAGCAAGCTGTCTGTGAATATTCCACCGATGTCTGTAGTGACATTGGCTATAACAGGAGCTTAA
- a CDS encoding DUF6171 family protein produces the protein MMQKNACKGCVESVIVSEEVIEELLKEAAETPEKLVLDSVYQERLSICRDCTSLQYGTTCAYSGCIVRYRAKFKRKACPNIGNPKWSKVV, from the coding sequence ATGATGCAAAAGAATGCATGCAAGGGCTGTGTCGAGAGTGTAATAGTTTCAGAGGAAGTCATTGAGGAGCTGCTTAAAGAGGCAGCAGAAACACCGGAAAAGCTTGTGCTTGATTCAGTCTATCAAGAAAGGCTGAGCATTTGCCGAGACTGCACTTCTTTACAATACGGGACGACTTGTGCCTATAGCGGATGTATTGTCCGCTATAGAGCAAAGTTTAAAAGAAAAGCATGCCCGAATATCGGAAACCCTAAATGGTCTAAAGTTGTATAA